One stretch of Streptomyces sp. NBC_00443 DNA includes these proteins:
- a CDS encoding aldehyde dehydrogenase: MTELVEHGQLFIGGVLTDPLGKDVIEVISPHTEEVIGRVPHASPADVDRAVAVARKAFDEGPWPRMSLDERIEVVTRIKDAIAVRHEEIARVISSENGSPYSWSVLAQALGAMMVWDSAITVARNFTYEETRDGVLGKILVRREPVGVVAAVVPWNVPQFVAAAKLAPALLTGCTVILKPSPESPLDAYLLAEIAKDAGLPEGVLSILPADREVSEYLVGHPGIDKVSFTGSVAAGKRVMEVAARNLTRVTLELGGKSAAVVLPDADVEATVAGVVPAAWMNNGQACVAQTRILLPRSRYDEFAEAFAAAAGALVVGDPLDPATQVGPLVAQRQQRRNLDFIRIGQEEGAKILTGGGRPAGLEKGWYVEPTLFGDVDNSMRIAREEIFGPVICLLPYGDESEAVKIANDSDYGLSGSVWTADTAHGIEIARQVRTGTYSVNTFSLDMLGPFGGYKNSGLGREFGPEGYGEYLEHKMIHLPAGWEA; this comes from the coding sequence ATGACCGAGCTCGTGGAACACGGACAGCTGTTCATCGGCGGGGTGTTGACCGACCCCCTGGGCAAGGACGTCATCGAGGTGATCTCGCCGCACACGGAAGAAGTCATCGGACGCGTGCCGCACGCCTCGCCGGCCGACGTCGACCGGGCGGTCGCGGTGGCGCGCAAGGCGTTCGACGAGGGGCCCTGGCCGCGGATGAGCCTCGACGAGCGGATCGAGGTCGTCACGCGGATCAAGGACGCCATCGCCGTGCGGCACGAGGAGATCGCCCGCGTGATCTCCTCCGAGAACGGCTCCCCGTACTCCTGGAGCGTCCTCGCGCAGGCGCTGGGCGCGATGATGGTGTGGGACTCGGCGATCACGGTCGCGCGGAACTTCACGTACGAGGAGACACGCGACGGCGTGCTGGGGAAGATCCTCGTGCGGCGCGAGCCGGTCGGGGTCGTGGCCGCCGTCGTGCCCTGGAACGTCCCGCAGTTCGTCGCCGCCGCCAAGCTCGCGCCCGCGCTCCTGACCGGCTGCACGGTCATCCTCAAGCCGTCCCCGGAGTCGCCGCTCGACGCCTACCTCCTCGCCGAGATCGCGAAGGACGCCGGGCTGCCGGAGGGCGTGCTGTCCATCCTCCCGGCGGACCGCGAGGTGAGTGAGTACCTGGTCGGGCACCCGGGGATCGACAAGGTCTCCTTCACCGGGTCGGTGGCGGCGGGCAAGCGCGTCATGGAGGTCGCCGCCCGCAACCTCACCCGCGTGACACTGGAGCTGGGCGGCAAGTCGGCCGCCGTGGTCCTGCCGGACGCGGACGTCGAGGCGACCGTCGCCGGTGTCGTCCCGGCGGCCTGGATGAACAACGGCCAGGCATGCGTGGCCCAGACCCGGATCCTGCTCCCGCGCTCCCGCTACGACGAGTTCGCCGAGGCCTTCGCCGCGGCGGCCGGCGCGCTGGTGGTCGGCGACCCGCTGGACCCGGCGACACAGGTGGGCCCGCTGGTGGCGCAGCGCCAGCAGCGCAGGAACCTCGACTTCATCCGCATCGGACAGGAAGAGGGCGCGAAGATCCTGACCGGCGGCGGCCGTCCGGCGGGGCTGGAGAAGGGCTGGTACGTCGAGCCGACGCTCTTCGGGGACGTCGACAACTCGATGCGCATCGCCCGCGAGGAGATCTTCGGTCCGGTGATCTGTCTCCTGCCCTACGGCGACGAGTCCGAGGCCGTCAAGATCGCGAACGACTCCGACTACGGCCTGAGCGGCAGTGTCTGGACGGCCGACACCGCGCACGGCATCGAGATCGCCCGCCAGGTCCGTACCGGCACCTACTCGGTGAACACCTTCAGCCTGGACATGCTGGGCCCGTTCGGCGGCTACAAGAACTCCGGCCTGGGGCGGGAGTTCGGGCCCGAGGGGTACGGGGAGTACCTGGAGCACAAGATGATCCACCTGCCGGCCGGCTGGGAGGCGTAG
- a CDS encoding ferredoxin, whose amino-acid sequence MGDRWHVEVDRSVCIGSAQCVHHAPDGFRLDTARQSHPADPETDANETILAAAEGCPVEAIVVTLLGSGEPVFPPEE is encoded by the coding sequence ATGGGCGACCGCTGGCACGTCGAGGTCGACCGGTCGGTGTGCATCGGCTCGGCCCAGTGCGTCCACCACGCCCCCGACGGCTTCCGCCTCGACACCGCCCGCCAGTCCCATCCGGCCGACCCGGAGACCGACGCGAACGAGACGATTCTGGCGGCGGCGGAGGGCTGCCCGGTGGAGGCGATCGTGGTCACGCTGCTGGGGAGCGGGGAGCCGGTGTTCCCGCCGGAGGAGTAG
- a CDS encoding TetR family transcriptional regulator, whose translation MPAEVSSASAASPPLTERQEARRRRILHASAQLASRGGFDAVQMREVAESSQVALGTLYRYFPSKVHLLVATMQDQLEHMHGTLRKKPPQGETAAERVAETLMRAFRALQREPHLADAMVRALTFADRSVSPEVDQVSRQTTVIILDAMGLENPTPEQLSAVRVIEHTWHSALITWLSGRASIAQVKIDIETVCRLIDLTTPTDAPDA comes from the coding sequence ATGCCTGCGGAAGTCAGTAGCGCGAGCGCCGCCTCACCGCCCCTCACCGAGCGGCAGGAGGCCCGCCGCCGGCGCATCCTGCACGCCAGTGCGCAGCTCGCCAGCCGGGGCGGTTTCGACGCGGTGCAGATGCGCGAGGTCGCGGAGTCCTCGCAGGTGGCGCTCGGCACGCTGTACCGCTACTTCCCGTCGAAGGTGCATCTGCTGGTCGCCACGATGCAGGACCAGTTGGAGCACATGCACGGCACGCTGCGGAAGAAGCCGCCGCAGGGGGAGACGGCGGCCGAGCGGGTCGCGGAGACGCTGATGCGGGCCTTCCGCGCCCTTCAGCGCGAGCCGCATCTGGCCGACGCCATGGTGCGGGCCCTGACGTTCGCCGACCGCAGCGTCTCCCCCGAGGTCGACCAGGTCTCCCGGCAGACCACGGTGATCATCCTGGACGCGATGGGTCTGGAGAACCCGACGCCCGAGCAGCTCTCCGCGGTCCGCGTCATCGAGCACACCTGGCACTCGGCGCTGATCACCTGGCTGTCGGGCCGTGCCTCGATCGCCCAGGTGAAGATCGACATCGAGACGGTGTGCCGGCTGATCGACCTGACGACACCCACGGACGCGCCGGACGCGTGA
- a CDS encoding glycosyltransferase family 4 protein yields MTAEAREAGSPRDLAADGERPLDIALLTYKGNPFCGGQGVYVRHLSRELARLGHRVEVIGSQPYPVLDEGAEYAGRLSLTELPSLDLYRQPDPFRTPKRDEYRDWVDALEVATMWTGGFPEPLTFSLRARRHLRARRSEFDVVHDNQTLGYGLLGDVGAPLVTTIHHPITVDRQLELDAAEGWKRRMSVRRWYAFTRMQKRVARRLPSVLTVSGTSRSEIVDHLGVRQDRIHVVHIGADTDLFSPDPSVRQIPGRIVTTSSADVPLKGLVFLVEALAKVRAEHPDAHLVVVGKRPEEGPVAQAMERYGLEGAVEFVKGISDAELVDLVRSAQVACVPSLYEGFSLPAAEAMATGTPLVATTGGAIPEVAGRDGETCLAVPPGDPGALAAGLSRLLGDPELRDRLGAAGRDRVLRNFTWAKAAEGTVSRYREAISRSGGRDGGHRGAGADKATEAAQSGDSARVTEVEVAVAGDAVPVAEAAGLAEAVPVTDAAATAAGIGRAARVSEAAQ; encoded by the coding sequence GTGACCGCTGAGGCCAGGGAGGCCGGGTCCCCGAGGGACCTTGCCGCCGACGGCGAGCGACCGCTCGACATCGCGCTTCTCACCTATAAAGGGAACCCGTTCTGCGGCGGCCAGGGCGTCTATGTCCGGCACCTCTCCCGCGAGCTGGCCCGCCTGGGGCACCGCGTCGAGGTCATCGGCTCCCAGCCCTACCCCGTCCTCGACGAGGGCGCGGAGTACGCCGGCCGCCTGAGCCTCACCGAGCTCCCCAGCCTCGACCTCTACCGCCAGCCCGACCCCTTCCGCACGCCGAAGCGTGACGAGTACCGCGACTGGGTCGACGCGCTGGAAGTGGCGACCATGTGGACCGGCGGGTTCCCCGAGCCGCTGACGTTCTCGCTCCGCGCCCGCCGCCATCTGCGCGCCCGACGCAGCGAGTTCGACGTGGTGCACGACAACCAGACCCTCGGCTACGGCCTGTTGGGCGACGTCGGCGCGCCCCTCGTCACCACCATCCACCACCCCATCACCGTCGACCGGCAGTTGGAGCTGGACGCGGCGGAGGGCTGGAAGCGGCGGATGTCCGTACGCCGCTGGTACGCCTTCACGCGCATGCAGAAGCGGGTCGCGCGCCGGCTGCCGTCGGTGCTGACCGTGTCGGGCACGTCCCGCTCGGAGATCGTCGACCACCTCGGCGTCCGGCAGGACCGTATCCACGTGGTGCACATCGGCGCGGACACGGACCTGTTCTCGCCGGATCCCTCGGTACGGCAGATCCCGGGCCGCATCGTGACGACGTCCAGCGCCGATGTCCCGCTGAAGGGCCTGGTCTTCCTCGTCGAGGCCCTCGCCAAGGTCCGCGCCGAGCATCCCGACGCCCACCTGGTCGTCGTCGGCAAGCGGCCCGAGGAAGGCCCGGTCGCGCAGGCCATGGAGCGCTACGGCCTCGAAGGCGCCGTCGAGTTCGTCAAGGGCATCTCCGACGCGGAGCTCGTCGACCTGGTCCGCTCGGCGCAGGTGGCGTGCGTGCCGTCGCTCTACGAGGGCTTCTCCCTGCCGGCCGCCGAGGCCATGGCCACGGGCACGCCGCTCGTCGCCACGACCGGCGGGGCGATTCCCGAGGTCGCCGGCCGCGACGGCGAGACGTGTCTGGCGGTGCCGCCGGGCGACCCGGGCGCCCTGGCCGCCGGCCTGAGCCGCCTGCTCGGCGACCCCGAACTCCGCGACCGCCTGGGCGCGGCCGGACGCGACCGGGTCCTGCGCAACTTCACCTGGGCCAAGGCCGCAGAGGGGACGGTGTCCCGCTACCGCGAGGCCATATCCCGCTCAGGGGGTCGCGACGGGGGGCACAGGGGGGCCGGGGCAGACAAGGCGACCGAGGCGGCGCAGTCCGGCGATTCCGCACGTGTGACGGAAGTTGAGGTTGCCGTGGCGGGCGACGCCGTGCCGGTGGCCGAGGCCGCCGGGCTCGCAGAGGCCGTACCTGTGACGGACGCTGCCGCGACGGCCGCCGGAATCGGCCGAGCCGCGCGCGTGTCCGAGGCCGCCCAGTGA
- a CDS encoding class I SAM-dependent methyltransferase, with translation MLTVDFSRFPLAPGDRVLDLGCGAGRHAFECYRRGAQVVALDQNAEEIREVAKWFAAMEEAGEAPEGATATAMEGDALALPFPDESFDVVIISEVMEHIPDDKGVLAEMVRVLKPGGRIAVTVPRYGPEKVCWTLSDAYHEVEGGHIRIYKADELLAKIREAGLKPYGTHHAHALHSPYWWLKCAFGVDNDKALPVRAYHKLLVWDIMKKPLATRVAEQALNPLIGKSFVAYATKPHLPRLSEAAAK, from the coding sequence GTGCTGACCGTCGACTTCTCCCGGTTCCCGCTTGCCCCGGGGGACCGTGTTCTGGATCTCGGCTGTGGGGCCGGCCGGCACGCGTTCGAGTGTTATCGGCGCGGTGCCCAGGTCGTGGCGCTGGACCAGAACGCCGAGGAAATCCGCGAGGTCGCCAAGTGGTTCGCGGCGATGGAGGAGGCGGGGGAGGCCCCCGAGGGCGCCACCGCCACCGCGATGGAGGGTGACGCGCTCGCGCTGCCGTTCCCCGACGAGTCCTTCGACGTCGTGATCATCTCCGAGGTCATGGAGCACATCCCGGACGACAAGGGCGTACTCGCCGAGATGGTGCGGGTGTTGAAGCCCGGCGGGCGGATCGCCGTCACCGTGCCCCGCTACGGGCCCGAGAAGGTCTGCTGGACGCTCTCCGACGCGTACCACGAGGTCGAGGGCGGCCACATCCGCATCTACAAGGCGGACGAACTGCTCGCGAAGATCCGCGAGGCCGGCCTGAAGCCGTACGGCACCCATCACGCGCACGCGCTGCACTCGCCGTACTGGTGGCTGAAGTGCGCGTTCGGCGTCGACAACGACAAGGCGCTGCCGGTGCGGGCGTACCACAAGCTGCTGGTCTGGGACATCATGAAGAAACCGCTGGCCACCCGGGTCGCCGAACAGGCACTGAACCCGCTGATCGGCAAGAGCTTCGTGGCGTACGCGACCAAGCCCCACCTGCCCCGGCTCTCCGAGGCGGCCGCCAAGTGA
- a CDS encoding prenyltransferase/squalene oxidase repeat-containing protein has translation MTTPRTEHLVLPGVLTAEQAAATVAGILAVQREDGAIPWFRGHHLDPWDHVEAAMALDAAGEHAAAERAYTWLATHQNEDGSWYAAYQDGAHDDVTDPGRETNFVAYIAVGVWHHYLSTGDDTFLDGMWPSVYAAVEFVLKLQQPGGQIGWRRDDDGTATADALLTGSSSIHHALRCALAIAEQREEPQPDWELAAGALRHAIRRHPERFLDKNRYSMDWYYPVLGGALTGAEAKSRMEEGWDRFVVPGLGVRCVVPNPWVTGGESAELALALWAMGESDRALDILQSIQHLRDPESGLYWTGYVFEDAAVWPLELTTWTAGSLLLAVAALGGHEATCAVFGGDRLPTGLDPDCCG, from the coding sequence GTGACGACCCCCCGGACAGAACACCTCGTCCTGCCCGGGGTCCTCACCGCCGAGCAGGCCGCCGCGACCGTCGCAGGGATCCTCGCCGTGCAGCGGGAGGACGGGGCGATCCCGTGGTTCCGTGGGCATCACCTCGACCCGTGGGACCACGTCGAGGCGGCGATGGCGCTGGACGCGGCCGGTGAACACGCCGCCGCCGAGCGGGCGTACACCTGGCTGGCCACCCACCAGAACGAGGACGGCTCCTGGTACGCCGCCTACCAGGACGGGGCCCACGACGACGTCACCGACCCCGGGCGCGAGACCAACTTCGTCGCCTACATTGCCGTAGGCGTCTGGCACCACTACCTCTCCACCGGCGACGACACGTTCCTGGACGGGATGTGGCCGTCCGTCTACGCGGCCGTCGAGTTCGTCCTGAAGCTCCAGCAGCCGGGCGGGCAGATCGGCTGGCGGCGCGATGACGACGGCACGGCGACAGCGGACGCGCTGCTGACCGGTTCGTCGTCGATCCACCACGCGCTGCGGTGTGCGCTCGCGATCGCCGAGCAGCGCGAAGAGCCGCAGCCGGACTGGGAGTTGGCGGCGGGCGCGCTACGGCACGCGATCCGTCGGCACCCGGAGCGGTTCCTCGACAAGAACCGGTACTCGATGGACTGGTACTACCCGGTGCTGGGCGGGGCGTTGACGGGCGCCGAGGCCAAGTCCCGGATGGAGGAAGGCTGGGACCGGTTCGTCGTGCCCGGACTCGGAGTGCGGTGCGTCGTGCCCAACCCGTGGGTGACGGGCGGCGAGTCGGCCGAACTCGCCCTGGCCCTGTGGGCGATGGGCGAGTCCGACCGGGCACTGGACATCCTCCAGTCGATCCAGCATCTGCGGGACCCGGAGAGCGGCCTGTACTGGACGGGCTACGTCTTCGAGGACGCCGCTGTCTGGCCGCTCGAACTCACGACCTGGACGGCCGGTTCGCTGTTGCTGGCCGTCGCCGCGCTGGGCGGGCATGAGGCGACGTGCGCGGTGTTCGGCGGGGATCGCCTGCCGACCGGGCTGGACCCGGACTGCTGCGGCTGA
- a CDS encoding VWA domain-containing protein, with amino-acid sequence MRRGAGPLVPCLALCLTLLAAVLTACSGDDGDEPVRLRVLASPDLAVLTPLLGELQQETGVDLRLDLRPDAETKAPDRDRYDLAWLSSDRYLRLTARSAVQGLQRTATMTSPVVIGLKPDAARKLRTEMPGGRLTWADIADAAATGTVRFGMADPRQSASGLAALVGVATAAAGTGGVLRPGDVSCDRLRGFRSGQALTADTSPDLVDTYVDHQDEANALITYESDLLALNATDRLDDRLEVVRPEDGMVLADFPLLLLDASHRAAYAKVTEWLQRDSVQQEIMRRTLRRPVSTTVTRDPQLREPVGNALYFPDQLTVIETLLADYGDPDRRTASQVVFLLDFSGSMRGERMTALRKAFADLSGADSTASGKFARFYRGERLTVVRFGGRVLEERTVTVTGPKDLRTLADIVARGGYGDSTAVWSALDHGYRTAARELADDPDRAVSLVLMTDGENNAGLAYADFVRSHQALPAPVRTGVHTYPVHFGDADAAELRRAAAQTGGRMVEAADSSPSAPSSLSEAFKEIRGCH; translated from the coding sequence GTGAGGCGCGGGGCAGGCCCGTTGGTTCCCTGTCTGGCGCTCTGCCTGACCCTCCTGGCCGCCGTACTCACCGCCTGCTCGGGCGACGACGGCGACGAGCCCGTCCGGCTGCGCGTACTCGCCAGTCCCGACCTGGCCGTACTCACCCCACTCCTCGGCGAGTTGCAGCAGGAGACCGGCGTCGACCTTCGGCTGGACCTGCGGCCCGACGCCGAGACGAAGGCACCGGACCGCGACCGCTACGACCTCGCCTGGCTGTCCTCCGACCGCTATCTGCGGCTTACCGCCAGGAGTGCGGTCCAGGGGTTGCAGCGCACGGCGACCATGACATCCCCGGTGGTCATCGGACTGAAGCCCGACGCGGCGCGCAAACTCCGCACGGAGATGCCCGGCGGTCGGCTCACCTGGGCGGACATCGCGGACGCCGCCGCCACGGGCACCGTCCGCTTCGGGATGGCGGATCCCCGGCAGTCCGCCAGCGGGCTTGCCGCCCTGGTCGGCGTCGCCACGGCCGCGGCCGGCACCGGCGGGGTACTGCGCCCCGGCGACGTCTCCTGCGACCGGCTGCGCGGCTTCCGCTCCGGCCAGGCCCTCACCGCGGACACCTCGCCGGACCTCGTCGACACCTACGTCGACCACCAGGACGAGGCCAACGCCCTCATCACGTACGAGTCCGACCTGCTCGCCCTCAACGCCACCGACCGCCTCGACGACCGCCTGGAGGTCGTCCGCCCCGAGGACGGCATGGTCCTCGCCGACTTCCCCCTGCTCCTCCTCGACGCCTCGCACCGCGCCGCCTACGCGAAGGTGACCGAGTGGCTCCAGCGCGACTCGGTGCAGCAGGAGATCATGCGGCGCACCCTGCGCCGCCCCGTCAGCACCACGGTCACCCGCGACCCACAGCTACGCGAGCCGGTCGGCAACGCGCTCTACTTCCCCGACCAACTCACCGTCATCGAAACCCTGTTGGCGGACTACGGCGACCCCGACCGGCGTACCGCCAGCCAGGTCGTCTTCCTGCTCGACTTCTCCGGCTCGATGCGCGGCGAACGGATGACCGCGCTCCGCAAGGCCTTCGCCGACCTGAGCGGCGCCGACTCCACGGCCTCCGGCAAGTTCGCCCGCTTCTACCGGGGCGAGCGGCTGACGGTGGTCCGCTTCGGCGGCCGCGTCCTGGAGGAGAGGACGGTCACCGTCACCGGCCCGAAGGACCTGCGGACGCTGGCCGACATCGTGGCCCGCGGCGGCTACGGCGACTCCACGGCCGTATGGTCCGCCCTCGACCACGGCTACCGCACCGCAGCCCGCGAGCTGGCGGACGACCCCGACCGTGCCGTCTCACTCGTCCTCATGACGGACGGCGAGAACAACGCGGGCCTTGCCTATGCGGACTTCGTACGCAGCCACCAAGCACTCCCGGCCCCCGTCCGCACCGGCGTCCACACCTACCCCGTCCACTTCGGCGACGCCGACGCGGCAGAACTGCGGCGCGCGGCGGCGCAGACGGGCGGGCGGATGGTGGAAGCCGCCGACTCCTCCCCTTCCGCCCCTTCCTCCCTTTCCGAGGCGTTCAAGGAGATCCGTGGCTGTCACTGA
- a CDS encoding LLM class F420-dependent oxidoreductase translates to MRLGLALGYWGRGPSADHVPLALEAEQLGYDSVWTAESWGSDAFTPLTWIAAQTSRIKLGTAVAQMAARSPTTTAMHALTLDHLSGGRMMLGLGLSGPQVVEGWYGRPFPKSPLTATREYVDVVRQVLRREAPVEVDGRFHSHPYRGPDATGIGKALKPITHPLRPDLPVLLGAEGPKNVAQTVRIADGWLPLYWSPSRPDVYGEAVGDLPDGFLVAPMARVRVCDDVSEGLLPVKAMLGLYIGGMGHAARNFHADLMARMGYEEEARRIQELFLDGRREEAVFAVPDAFADEISLVGPRERIAERLELWRKGPVTDLLVLAPDPHTLRVLAELNS, encoded by the coding sequence ATGCGGCTCGGGCTCGCACTCGGTTACTGGGGCCGCGGCCCCTCCGCGGACCACGTACCCCTCGCCCTGGAGGCCGAGCAGCTCGGCTACGACTCCGTGTGGACCGCGGAGTCCTGGGGCTCCGACGCTTTCACGCCGCTGACCTGGATCGCCGCGCAGACCTCAAGGATCAAGCTCGGCACGGCCGTTGCGCAGATGGCCGCCCGCTCCCCCACCACCACCGCGATGCACGCCCTCACGCTCGACCACCTCTCCGGCGGCCGCATGATGCTGGGGCTCGGGCTGTCGGGGCCGCAGGTGGTGGAGGGCTGGTACGGGAGGCCGTTCCCGAAGTCGCCGTTGACCGCGACGCGGGAGTACGTCGATGTCGTACGGCAAGTGCTGCGGCGCGAGGCGCCCGTCGAGGTCGATGGGCGCTTCCACTCCCATCCGTACCGCGGTCCGGACGCCACCGGCATCGGCAAGGCGCTGAAGCCGATCACCCACCCCCTGCGCCCGGACCTGCCCGTACTCCTCGGTGCCGAGGGGCCGAAGAACGTCGCCCAGACCGTCCGTATCGCCGACGGCTGGCTGCCGTTGTACTGGTCGCCGAGCAGGCCTGACGTGTACGGGGAGGCGGTCGGCGATCTTCCCGACGGCTTCCTCGTCGCCCCCATGGCCCGCGTGCGGGTCTGCGACGACGTCTCCGAGGGTCTCCTCCCCGTCAAGGCCATGCTCGGCCTCTACATCGGCGGCATGGGCCACGCGGCCCGCAACTTCCACGCCGACCTCATGGCGCGGATGGGGTACGAGGAGGAGGCCCGGCGGATCCAGGAGCTGTTCCTCGACGGGCGGCGCGAGGAGGCCGTATTCGCCGTGCCCGACGCCTTCGCCGACGAGATCTCCCTCGTCGGGCCCCGTGAACGCATCGCCGAGCGGCTGGAGTTGTGGCGCAAGGGGCCCGTGACCGATCTGCTGGTCCTCGCGCCCGATCCGCACACGCTGCGCGTGCTCGCCGAGCTCAACTCCTGA
- a CDS encoding DUF5336 domain-containing protein has protein sequence MNIRSLTRGDGVVIGAAVLLFIASFLGVASCDGPEAYCENVNVPNAWDVSIGLGLGTYMTGVIGAALIVVAHLLPQPRKVAGLELGPLGVGLSVAAAWSLLWWTIDAENTGVGLILGLIATLALAGAAIATPLVPALQAALLPAPRPAAPQPYGGQPQGGYGYPGAQQPQPGQQPYGGQPQPGQPFGGGQPQPGAPAPATGGDFSPFWFAVPVPRPLFGEDGSPTPIAELAPGTWYLAVEQRGAALVAQTQDGRRGVLQDTSGIQRG, from the coding sequence GTGAATATCCGCTCCCTCACTCGAGGCGACGGCGTGGTGATCGGAGCAGCGGTATTGCTGTTCATCGCGTCGTTCCTCGGCGTTGCCAGCTGCGACGGCCCGGAAGCCTATTGCGAGAACGTCAACGTTCCGAACGCCTGGGACGTGAGCATCGGCCTCGGGCTCGGTACGTACATGACCGGCGTGATCGGCGCCGCACTCATTGTGGTCGCCCACCTACTGCCCCAGCCGCGCAAGGTCGCCGGACTTGAGTTGGGCCCCCTCGGTGTCGGCCTGAGCGTGGCGGCCGCCTGGTCGCTGTTGTGGTGGACGATCGACGCGGAAAACACGGGCGTCGGTCTCATCCTCGGCCTGATCGCCACCCTGGCCCTCGCCGGCGCCGCCATCGCCACCCCCCTCGTCCCCGCCCTCCAGGCCGCCCTGCTCCCGGCTCCCCGCCCCGCCGCCCCCCAGCCCTACGGCGGCCAGCCGCAGGGTGGTTACGGCTACCCGGGTGCCCAGCAGCCGCAGCCGGGGCAGCAGCCCTACGGCGGTCAGCCGCAGCCGGGGCAGCCCTTCGGTGGCGGCCAGCCGCAGCCGGGCGCGCCGGCTCCGGCGACGGGCGGGGACTTCTCCCCGTTCTGGTTCGCCGTGCCCGTGCCGCGCCCGCTGTTCGGAGAGGACGGCTCGCCGACCCCGATCGCCGAACTCGCGCCGGGCACCTGGTACCTGGCCGTCGAGCAGCGCGGCGCCGCCCTGGTCGCGCAGACGCAGGACGGCCGCCGTGGCGTGCTGCAGGACACCTCGGGTATTCAGCGCGGCTGA
- a CDS encoding N-acetylmuramoyl-L-alanine amidase: MSYVGPDFDPPQPRRNRRRTLTVAVAALVPGALLGWVMYEALGAQGDGGGSGNAAVQPSSPRSDSTPTVSSTNDDKPPGPTPTADSTSASGPLQGKVVVIDPGHNPNNFQHTAEINRKVNIGTNWKECDTTGTSTNDGYTEAKFTLDVAHRMRTLLQKQGATVKFTQDGDRSWGPCVDERAEIGNKADADAVVSIHADGAGAGQRGFHVILPGEVDAGAADTGPIVAPSRDLGERIAGSFVRVTGNAPSNYIGDGTGLVTRKDLGGLNLSTVPKVFIECGNMRDTKDAALLTSGAWRQKAARGISEGIADFLRG, encoded by the coding sequence GTGTCGTACGTAGGTCCGGACTTCGATCCTCCCCAGCCCCGCCGCAACCGGCGCCGAACCCTGACCGTCGCGGTCGCCGCGCTGGTGCCGGGGGCCCTGCTCGGGTGGGTGATGTACGAGGCGCTGGGCGCCCAGGGCGACGGCGGCGGCTCCGGCAACGCTGCCGTACAGCCGTCCTCGCCCCGGTCGGACTCGACGCCGACGGTCTCCTCCACGAACGACGACAAGCCGCCGGGGCCGACCCCCACCGCGGACTCCACGTCCGCTTCCGGCCCCCTCCAGGGCAAGGTCGTCGTCATCGACCCGGGCCACAATCCGAACAACTTCCAGCACACCGCCGAAATCAACCGCAAGGTGAACATCGGCACGAACTGGAAGGAGTGCGACACCACGGGGACGTCCACCAACGACGGCTACACGGAAGCCAAGTTCACCCTGGACGTCGCCCACAGGATGCGCACGCTGCTCCAGAAGCAGGGCGCCACGGTCAAGTTCACGCAGGACGGCGACCGCTCGTGGGGCCCCTGCGTCGACGAGCGCGCCGAGATCGGCAACAAGGCGGACGCCGACGCGGTCGTCTCCATCCACGCGGACGGCGCCGGCGCAGGCCAGCGCGGCTTCCACGTCATCCTCCCCGGCGAGGTCGACGCGGGCGCCGCCGACACCGGCCCCATCGTCGCCCCCTCCCGCGACCTCGGCGAGCGCATCGCCGGCTCCTTCGTCCGCGTCACGGGCAACGCCCCCTCCAACTACATCGGCGACGGCACCGGCCTCGTCACGCGTAAGGACCTCGGCGGTCTCAATCTGTCAACGGTTCCCAAGGTGTTCATCGAGTGCGGCAACATGCGCGATACCAAGGACGCGGCGTTGCTCACCAGTGGGGCGTGGCGACAGAAGGCTGCGCGAGGGATCTCTGAGGGAATCGCGGATTTCCTGCGCGGGTAA
- a CDS encoding class I SAM-dependent methyltransferase: protein MTPAPKPEILAAFEAAKGFMPTGEGLALYAAAVEAGRLGLPLLEVGTYCGRSTILLADAAREAGVTALTVDHHRGSEEQQPGWEYHDPETVDPELGVMDTLPTFRRTLHRAGLEEHMIALVGRSPQVAKIWNSPLALVFIDGGHTDEHATADYEGWAPHVAEGGLLVIHDVFPDPEDEFTGQAPYRVYLRALESGAFTEVSVTESLRVLKRTGSGV, encoded by the coding sequence ATGACCCCGGCCCCCAAGCCCGAGATCCTGGCCGCGTTCGAGGCCGCGAAGGGCTTCATGCCCACGGGCGAGGGCCTGGCCCTGTACGCGGCCGCCGTCGAGGCCGGCCGCCTCGGCCTCCCCCTCCTGGAGGTCGGCACCTACTGCGGCCGCTCCACCATCCTGCTCGCCGACGCCGCCCGCGAGGCAGGCGTAACCGCCCTCACGGTCGACCACCACCGCGGCAGCGAGGAGCAGCAGCCGGGCTGGGAGTACCACGACCCGGAGACGGTCGACCCCGAGCTCGGCGTGATGGACACGCTGCCGACGTTCCGCCGGACCCTGCACCGGGCCGGCCTGGAGGAGCACATGATCGCCCTCGTCGGCCGCTCCCCGCAGGTCGCGAAGATCTGGAACTCCCCCCTCGCCCTCGTCTTCATCGACGGCGGCCACACCGACGAGCACGCCACCGCCGACTACGAGGGCTGGGCCCCGCATGTCGCCGAGGGCGGCCTGCTCGTCATCCACGACGTGTTCCCGGACCCGGAGGACGAGTTCACCGGGCAGGCGCCGTACCGGGTGTATCTGCGGGCGCTGGAGTCCGGAGCGTTCACGGAGGTGTCGGTGACGGAATCGCTGCGGGTGCTGAAGCGGACGGGCTCGGGCGTCTGA